From the Lepisosteus oculatus isolate fLepOcu1 chromosome 1, fLepOcu1.hap2, whole genome shotgun sequence genome, one window contains:
- the gne gene encoding bifunctional UDP-N-acetylglucosamine 2-epimerase/N-acetylmannosamine kinase isoform X1, producing the protein MHPCEEYSNRNPHCYNFRKVHDLYYVSIQRQKEQMEQKEKNSRKRKLRICVATCNRADYSKLAPIMCGIKADPDSFDLEVVVLGSHLIDDYGNTYRMIEQDDFDISSKLHTIVRGEDEAAMVESVGLALVKLPDVLHRLQPDVLIVHGDRFDALALATAAALMNIRILHVEGGEVSGTIDDSIRHAISKLAHYHACCTRSAEQHLIAMCEDHSRILLAGCPSYDKLLSARDRDDYMDIVQNWLGENVKEQNYIVALQHPVTTDIKNSIKLYELTLDALISFNKRTLILFPNIDAGSKEMVRVMRKKGIERHPNFRAVKHVPFEQFIQLVAHAGCMIGNSSCGVREAGAFGTPVINLGTRQTGRETGENVLHVRDADTQNKIYHALELQFGKRYPCSKIYGDGNAVTRILKFLKTIDLDEPLQKTFCFPPVKDCISQDIDHILETQSALSVDLGGTNLRVAIVSMKGSIVKKYTQANPKTYEARIELILKMCTDAVIDAMSINCRILGVGVSTGGRVNPQEGVVLHSTKLIQEWSAVDIRTPISDKLHLPVWVDNDGNCAALAEKKFGHGRGVENFVTIITGTGIGGGIIQHSELIHGSTFCAAELGHIMVSLDGPECMCGSRGCIEAYASGMALQREAKKLHDEDLLVVEGMSLKNEDPVSAIHLITAAKMGNSKAEAILKTAGTALGVGIANILHTVNPSLVILSGVLASHYENPVKQIISQRALNSVQGTKVMTSDLEEPALLGAASLVLDYATRRTY; encoded by the exons ATGCATCCTTGTGAAGAATATTCAAACAGAAATCCGCAT TGCTACAATTTCAGGAAAGTCCAC GATTTATATTACGTGAGCATACAGAGACAAAAAGAACAAATGGAGCAAAAGGAGAAAAACAGCAGGAAGAGGAAGCTGAGAATTTGTGTGGCTACATGTAACCGGGCCGATTACTCAAAACTAGCTCCCATTATGTGTGGGATCAAAGCCGATCCGGACAGCTTCGACCTGGAGGTGGTGGTCTTGGGTTCCCATCTTATTGATGATTATGG cAACACTTATCGGATGATCGAGCAGGATGACTTTGACATCAGCTCTAAGCTCCACACTATTGTGCGTGGAGAGGATGAGGCAGCCATGGTAGAGTCGGTTGGTTTGGCCTTGGTCAAGCTGCCTGATGTGCTTCACCGCCTTCAGCCGGATGTGCTAATTGTTCACGGTGACCGCTTTGATGCTTTGGCTCTGGCCACTGCTGCTGCGCTCATGAACATTCGCATCCTGCATGTGGAGGGGGGAGAGGTGAGTGGCACCATCGACGACTCCATCCGCCATGCCATCTCCAAACTGGCTCACTACCATGCCTGCTGCACTCGAAGTGCCGAGCAGCATCTCATCGCCATGTGTGAGGACCACAGCCGTATCCTGCTGGCAGGCTGCCCATCCTATGACAAGCTGCTGTCTGCACGTGACAGGGACGACTACATGGACATCGTCCAAAACTGGCTAG gagaaaatgtaaaagaacagaACTACATTGTGGCTCTGCAGCACCCTGTCACAACTGATATTAAAAACTCAATTAAGCTCTATGAGCTCACCCTGGATGCCCTCATTTCCTTTAATAAAAGAACTTTGATTCTCTTCCCTAACATTGATGCAG GCAGTAAGGAGATGGTCCGAGTCATGAGGAAGAAAGGCATCGAGCGGCATCCTAACTTCCGAGCAGTAAAGCATGTGCCCTTTGAACAGTTCATCCAGCTGGTCGCTCATGCGGGCTGCATGATTGGCAACAGCAGCTGCGGAGTGCGGGAAGCTGGGGCTTTCGGTACACCTGTGATTAATCTCGGGACCCGGCAGACCGGAAGAGAAACAG GTGAAAATGTTCTTCATGTAAGGGATGCAGACACTCAGAATAAAATCTATCATGCTTTGGAACTGCAGTTTGGAAAGCGGTATCCATG CTCAAAGATATATGGAGATGGCAATGCAGTTACCCGGATCCTGAAGTTTTTGAAAACTATTGACCTGGATGAACCATTGCAGAAGACATTCTGTTTCCCACCAGTGAAGGATTGCATTTCTCAGGACATTGACCACATCCTGGAGACGCAGAGCGCCCTGTCCGTGGATCTGGGGGGCACCAACCTCCGAGTGGCCATAGTCAGCATGAAA GGGTCGATAGTGAAGAAATACACGCAGGCAAACCCAAAAACCTATGAAGCTAGAATCGAGTTGATCCTGAAGATGTGTACAGATGCTGTTATTGATGCCATGAGTATAAACTGCAGAATTCTTGGAGTGG gtgTGTCGACTGGAGGTCGTGTAAACCCTCAGGAAGGTGTGGTCCTTCACTCCACTAAGCTGATCCAGGAGTGGAGTGCAGTGGACATTAGGACTCCTATCTCTGACAAACTGCATTTGCCTGTGTGGGTCGACAATGATGGAAACTGTGCTGCCCTAGCAGAAAAGAAATTTGGCCATGGGAGAGGGGTTGAGAACTTTGTAACTATAATAACAGGCACAG GTATTGGCGGTGGCATCATCCAGCACAGCGAACTCATTCATGGTAGCACCTTCTGTGCAGCAGAGCTTGGCCACATCATGGTGTCCCTGGACGGGCCAGAGTGTATGTGTGGTAGCCGAGGCTGCATAGAGGCGTACGCGTCGGGGATGGCACTTCAGAGAGAAGCCAAGAAACTACATGACG AGGACCTACTTGTTGTGGAAGGGATGTCTTTGAAGAATGAGGATCCTGTCAGTGCCATCCATCTAATTACTGCTGCCAAGATGGGAAATTCCAAAGCAGAAGCTATTCTTAAAACAG CTGGAACAGCACTGGGAGTGGGGATTGCCAATATCCTACACACAGTGAATCCATCCCTGGTCATCTTGTCTGGAGTCCTGGCTTCACACTACGAGAACCCTGTCAAGCAGATTATTAGCCAGCGGGCACTGAATTCCGTACAGGGCACAAAGGTGATGACCTCTGACCTGGAAGAACCTGCCCTATTGGGTGCTGCAAGTTTGGTACTAGATTATGCCACACGGAGGACATATTAG
- the gne gene encoding bifunctional UDP-N-acetylglucosamine 2-epimerase/N-acetylmannosamine kinase isoform X2, which produces MHPCEEYSNRNPHDLYYVSIQRQKEQMEQKEKNSRKRKLRICVATCNRADYSKLAPIMCGIKADPDSFDLEVVVLGSHLIDDYGNTYRMIEQDDFDISSKLHTIVRGEDEAAMVESVGLALVKLPDVLHRLQPDVLIVHGDRFDALALATAAALMNIRILHVEGGEVSGTIDDSIRHAISKLAHYHACCTRSAEQHLIAMCEDHSRILLAGCPSYDKLLSARDRDDYMDIVQNWLGENVKEQNYIVALQHPVTTDIKNSIKLYELTLDALISFNKRTLILFPNIDAGSKEMVRVMRKKGIERHPNFRAVKHVPFEQFIQLVAHAGCMIGNSSCGVREAGAFGTPVINLGTRQTGRETGENVLHVRDADTQNKIYHALELQFGKRYPCSKIYGDGNAVTRILKFLKTIDLDEPLQKTFCFPPVKDCISQDIDHILETQSALSVDLGGTNLRVAIVSMKGSIVKKYTQANPKTYEARIELILKMCTDAVIDAMSINCRILGVGVSTGGRVNPQEGVVLHSTKLIQEWSAVDIRTPISDKLHLPVWVDNDGNCAALAEKKFGHGRGVENFVTIITGTGIGGGIIQHSELIHGSTFCAAELGHIMVSLDGPECMCGSRGCIEAYASGMALQREAKKLHDEDLLVVEGMSLKNEDPVSAIHLITAAKMGNSKAEAILKTAGTALGVGIANILHTVNPSLVILSGVLASHYENPVKQIISQRALNSVQGTKVMTSDLEEPALLGAASLVLDYATRRTY; this is translated from the exons ATGCATCCTTGTGAAGAATATTCAAACAGAAATCCGCAT GATTTATATTACGTGAGCATACAGAGACAAAAAGAACAAATGGAGCAAAAGGAGAAAAACAGCAGGAAGAGGAAGCTGAGAATTTGTGTGGCTACATGTAACCGGGCCGATTACTCAAAACTAGCTCCCATTATGTGTGGGATCAAAGCCGATCCGGACAGCTTCGACCTGGAGGTGGTGGTCTTGGGTTCCCATCTTATTGATGATTATGG cAACACTTATCGGATGATCGAGCAGGATGACTTTGACATCAGCTCTAAGCTCCACACTATTGTGCGTGGAGAGGATGAGGCAGCCATGGTAGAGTCGGTTGGTTTGGCCTTGGTCAAGCTGCCTGATGTGCTTCACCGCCTTCAGCCGGATGTGCTAATTGTTCACGGTGACCGCTTTGATGCTTTGGCTCTGGCCACTGCTGCTGCGCTCATGAACATTCGCATCCTGCATGTGGAGGGGGGAGAGGTGAGTGGCACCATCGACGACTCCATCCGCCATGCCATCTCCAAACTGGCTCACTACCATGCCTGCTGCACTCGAAGTGCCGAGCAGCATCTCATCGCCATGTGTGAGGACCACAGCCGTATCCTGCTGGCAGGCTGCCCATCCTATGACAAGCTGCTGTCTGCACGTGACAGGGACGACTACATGGACATCGTCCAAAACTGGCTAG gagaaaatgtaaaagaacagaACTACATTGTGGCTCTGCAGCACCCTGTCACAACTGATATTAAAAACTCAATTAAGCTCTATGAGCTCACCCTGGATGCCCTCATTTCCTTTAATAAAAGAACTTTGATTCTCTTCCCTAACATTGATGCAG GCAGTAAGGAGATGGTCCGAGTCATGAGGAAGAAAGGCATCGAGCGGCATCCTAACTTCCGAGCAGTAAAGCATGTGCCCTTTGAACAGTTCATCCAGCTGGTCGCTCATGCGGGCTGCATGATTGGCAACAGCAGCTGCGGAGTGCGGGAAGCTGGGGCTTTCGGTACACCTGTGATTAATCTCGGGACCCGGCAGACCGGAAGAGAAACAG GTGAAAATGTTCTTCATGTAAGGGATGCAGACACTCAGAATAAAATCTATCATGCTTTGGAACTGCAGTTTGGAAAGCGGTATCCATG CTCAAAGATATATGGAGATGGCAATGCAGTTACCCGGATCCTGAAGTTTTTGAAAACTATTGACCTGGATGAACCATTGCAGAAGACATTCTGTTTCCCACCAGTGAAGGATTGCATTTCTCAGGACATTGACCACATCCTGGAGACGCAGAGCGCCCTGTCCGTGGATCTGGGGGGCACCAACCTCCGAGTGGCCATAGTCAGCATGAAA GGGTCGATAGTGAAGAAATACACGCAGGCAAACCCAAAAACCTATGAAGCTAGAATCGAGTTGATCCTGAAGATGTGTACAGATGCTGTTATTGATGCCATGAGTATAAACTGCAGAATTCTTGGAGTGG gtgTGTCGACTGGAGGTCGTGTAAACCCTCAGGAAGGTGTGGTCCTTCACTCCACTAAGCTGATCCAGGAGTGGAGTGCAGTGGACATTAGGACTCCTATCTCTGACAAACTGCATTTGCCTGTGTGGGTCGACAATGATGGAAACTGTGCTGCCCTAGCAGAAAAGAAATTTGGCCATGGGAGAGGGGTTGAGAACTTTGTAACTATAATAACAGGCACAG GTATTGGCGGTGGCATCATCCAGCACAGCGAACTCATTCATGGTAGCACCTTCTGTGCAGCAGAGCTTGGCCACATCATGGTGTCCCTGGACGGGCCAGAGTGTATGTGTGGTAGCCGAGGCTGCATAGAGGCGTACGCGTCGGGGATGGCACTTCAGAGAGAAGCCAAGAAACTACATGACG AGGACCTACTTGTTGTGGAAGGGATGTCTTTGAAGAATGAGGATCCTGTCAGTGCCATCCATCTAATTACTGCTGCCAAGATGGGAAATTCCAAAGCAGAAGCTATTCTTAAAACAG CTGGAACAGCACTGGGAGTGGGGATTGCCAATATCCTACACACAGTGAATCCATCCCTGGTCATCTTGTCTGGAGTCCTGGCTTCACACTACGAGAACCCTGTCAAGCAGATTATTAGCCAGCGGGCACTGAATTCCGTACAGGGCACAAAGGTGATGACCTCTGACCTGGAAGAACCTGCCCTATTGGGTGCTGCAAGTTTGGTACTAGATTATGCCACACGGAGGACATATTAG
- the gne gene encoding bifunctional UDP-N-acetylglucosamine 2-epimerase/N-acetylmannosamine kinase isoform X3, translating to MEQKEKNSRKRKLRICVATCNRADYSKLAPIMCGIKADPDSFDLEVVVLGSHLIDDYGNTYRMIEQDDFDISSKLHTIVRGEDEAAMVESVGLALVKLPDVLHRLQPDVLIVHGDRFDALALATAAALMNIRILHVEGGEVSGTIDDSIRHAISKLAHYHACCTRSAEQHLIAMCEDHSRILLAGCPSYDKLLSARDRDDYMDIVQNWLGENVKEQNYIVALQHPVTTDIKNSIKLYELTLDALISFNKRTLILFPNIDAGSKEMVRVMRKKGIERHPNFRAVKHVPFEQFIQLVAHAGCMIGNSSCGVREAGAFGTPVINLGTRQTGRETGENVLHVRDADTQNKIYHALELQFGKRYPCSKIYGDGNAVTRILKFLKTIDLDEPLQKTFCFPPVKDCISQDIDHILETQSALSVDLGGTNLRVAIVSMKGSIVKKYTQANPKTYEARIELILKMCTDAVIDAMSINCRILGVGVSTGGRVNPQEGVVLHSTKLIQEWSAVDIRTPISDKLHLPVWVDNDGNCAALAEKKFGHGRGVENFVTIITGTGIGGGIIQHSELIHGSTFCAAELGHIMVSLDGPECMCGSRGCIEAYASGMALQREAKKLHDEDLLVVEGMSLKNEDPVSAIHLITAAKMGNSKAEAILKTAGTALGVGIANILHTVNPSLVILSGVLASHYENPVKQIISQRALNSVQGTKVMTSDLEEPALLGAASLVLDYATRRTY from the exons ATGGAGCAAAAGGAGAAAAACAGCAGGAAGAGGAAGCTGAGAATTTGTGTGGCTACATGTAACCGGGCCGATTACTCAAAACTAGCTCCCATTATGTGTGGGATCAAAGCCGATCCGGACAGCTTCGACCTGGAGGTGGTGGTCTTGGGTTCCCATCTTATTGATGATTATGG cAACACTTATCGGATGATCGAGCAGGATGACTTTGACATCAGCTCTAAGCTCCACACTATTGTGCGTGGAGAGGATGAGGCAGCCATGGTAGAGTCGGTTGGTTTGGCCTTGGTCAAGCTGCCTGATGTGCTTCACCGCCTTCAGCCGGATGTGCTAATTGTTCACGGTGACCGCTTTGATGCTTTGGCTCTGGCCACTGCTGCTGCGCTCATGAACATTCGCATCCTGCATGTGGAGGGGGGAGAGGTGAGTGGCACCATCGACGACTCCATCCGCCATGCCATCTCCAAACTGGCTCACTACCATGCCTGCTGCACTCGAAGTGCCGAGCAGCATCTCATCGCCATGTGTGAGGACCACAGCCGTATCCTGCTGGCAGGCTGCCCATCCTATGACAAGCTGCTGTCTGCACGTGACAGGGACGACTACATGGACATCGTCCAAAACTGGCTAG gagaaaatgtaaaagaacagaACTACATTGTGGCTCTGCAGCACCCTGTCACAACTGATATTAAAAACTCAATTAAGCTCTATGAGCTCACCCTGGATGCCCTCATTTCCTTTAATAAAAGAACTTTGATTCTCTTCCCTAACATTGATGCAG GCAGTAAGGAGATGGTCCGAGTCATGAGGAAGAAAGGCATCGAGCGGCATCCTAACTTCCGAGCAGTAAAGCATGTGCCCTTTGAACAGTTCATCCAGCTGGTCGCTCATGCGGGCTGCATGATTGGCAACAGCAGCTGCGGAGTGCGGGAAGCTGGGGCTTTCGGTACACCTGTGATTAATCTCGGGACCCGGCAGACCGGAAGAGAAACAG GTGAAAATGTTCTTCATGTAAGGGATGCAGACACTCAGAATAAAATCTATCATGCTTTGGAACTGCAGTTTGGAAAGCGGTATCCATG CTCAAAGATATATGGAGATGGCAATGCAGTTACCCGGATCCTGAAGTTTTTGAAAACTATTGACCTGGATGAACCATTGCAGAAGACATTCTGTTTCCCACCAGTGAAGGATTGCATTTCTCAGGACATTGACCACATCCTGGAGACGCAGAGCGCCCTGTCCGTGGATCTGGGGGGCACCAACCTCCGAGTGGCCATAGTCAGCATGAAA GGGTCGATAGTGAAGAAATACACGCAGGCAAACCCAAAAACCTATGAAGCTAGAATCGAGTTGATCCTGAAGATGTGTACAGATGCTGTTATTGATGCCATGAGTATAAACTGCAGAATTCTTGGAGTGG gtgTGTCGACTGGAGGTCGTGTAAACCCTCAGGAAGGTGTGGTCCTTCACTCCACTAAGCTGATCCAGGAGTGGAGTGCAGTGGACATTAGGACTCCTATCTCTGACAAACTGCATTTGCCTGTGTGGGTCGACAATGATGGAAACTGTGCTGCCCTAGCAGAAAAGAAATTTGGCCATGGGAGAGGGGTTGAGAACTTTGTAACTATAATAACAGGCACAG GTATTGGCGGTGGCATCATCCAGCACAGCGAACTCATTCATGGTAGCACCTTCTGTGCAGCAGAGCTTGGCCACATCATGGTGTCCCTGGACGGGCCAGAGTGTATGTGTGGTAGCCGAGGCTGCATAGAGGCGTACGCGTCGGGGATGGCACTTCAGAGAGAAGCCAAGAAACTACATGACG AGGACCTACTTGTTGTGGAAGGGATGTCTTTGAAGAATGAGGATCCTGTCAGTGCCATCCATCTAATTACTGCTGCCAAGATGGGAAATTCCAAAGCAGAAGCTATTCTTAAAACAG CTGGAACAGCACTGGGAGTGGGGATTGCCAATATCCTACACACAGTGAATCCATCCCTGGTCATCTTGTCTGGAGTCCTGGCTTCACACTACGAGAACCCTGTCAAGCAGATTATTAGCCAGCGGGCACTGAATTCCGTACAGGGCACAAAGGTGATGACCTCTGACCTGGAAGAACCTGCCCTATTGGGTGCTGCAAGTTTGGTACTAGATTATGCCACACGGAGGACATATTAG